From one Triticum aestivum cultivar Chinese Spring chromosome 4B, IWGSC CS RefSeq v2.1, whole genome shotgun sequence genomic stretch:
- the LOC123090795 gene encoding suppressor of disruption of TFIIS translates to MAFQSPVGSPFDCLLIDLDDTLYPGNTGIGPALRRNIDEFLVARFGLAADKAAALRADLFRSHGSTLAGLIALGHDVHPDEYHSYVHGRLPYDMITADPQLAVALQSMPQRKILFTNSDRAHMKRSLERLGVDEACFDGVVCFETMNPHLFGEDAEGEKGEAADVDRPAVVLKPSVHAFVTALRVAGTNPRRTLFLDDSERNIAAGKALGLRTALVGKRARSKEADYALETIGGLRRAIPEIWGADGELQPDHNVEKNKSMRADLDAVIQPTSIQA, encoded by the exons ATGGCCTTCCAGTCCCCCGTCGGCTCCCCCTTCGACTGCCTCCTCATAG ACCTCGACGACACGCTGTACCCGGGCAACACCGGCATTGGCCCCGCCCTGAGGCGCAACATCGACGAGTTCCTCGTGGCCCGGTTCGGCCTCGCCGCCGACAAGGCCGCCGCGCTCCGCGCCGACCTCTTCCGCTCCCACGGCAGCACCCTCGCCGGCCTCATC GCGCTCGGCCACGACGTGCACCCGGACGAGTACCACAG CTACGTGCACGGGAGGCTGCCCTACGACATGATCACCGCCGACCCGCAGCTCGCCGTCGCGCTCCAGAGCATGCCCCAGCGCAAGATC CTGTTCACGAACTCGGACCGCGCGCACATGAAGAGGTCGCTGGAGCGGCTAGGCGTCGACGAGGCCTGCTTCGACGGCGTCGTGTGCTTCGAGACCATGAACCCGCACCTCTTCGGTGAGGACGCGGAGGGGGAGAAGGGCGAGGCCGCCGACGTCGACCGCCCAGCCGTTGTCCTGAAACCGTCCGTCCACGCCTTCGTCACCGCCCTGCGCGTCGCCGGCACAAACCCACGCCGAACG CTCTTCCTCGACGACAGCGAGAGGAATATCGCCGCGGGGAAAGCTCTCGGCCTCCGCACAGCCCTG GTTGGCAAGAGGGCGAGGAGCAAGGAGGCGGACTACGCGCTGGAGACCATCGGCGGCCTCCGGCGAGCCATCCCGGAGATCTGGGGCGCCGACGGCGAGCTCCAGCCCGACCACAACGTGGAGAAGAACAAGAGCATGAGGGCCGACCTGGACGCCGTCATCCAGCCCACCTCCATCCAGGCATGA